Proteins encoded in a region of the Streptomyces sp. NBC_00310 genome:
- a CDS encoding DUF397 domain-containing protein — MTVPSNWRKSSYSGDGDGDNCVEIATTPTHIAVRDSKTPTTRTLTFPVSAFAPFLEALKAHPRR, encoded by the coding sequence ATGACTGTCCCCAGCAACTGGCGAAAGTCGTCCTATTCCGGCGACGGAGACGGCGACAACTGCGTGGAAATAGCGACCACCCCCACCCACATAGCCGTCCGCGACTCCAAGACCCCCACCACCCGCACCCTCACTTTCCCTGTCTCCGCCTTCGCCCCCTTCCTCGAAGCCCTGAAAGCGCACCCTCGCCGCTGA
- a CDS encoding helix-turn-helix domain-containing protein, with product MVLRREPTARQMRLATELRRLRDAAGLNATEAAALLGVSRVQMSHIESGLTGVSEQRLRRLASHYACTDVEFVDALVKMATERTRGWWEEYRGLLPAPFLDLAELDHHSRFQSCLEILYVPGLLQTEAYARAVHATRVPELTEEALELRVRHRMARRAVLEGTSPIRLDAVIHEAALRIMVGTRAAARGQLTHLLEVSEAEHIGVRVVPFDMEGFSWASSSMTYVGGTVTRLDTVIRDGPTGALYIDAEDQLATYRARFRQVRARALDPEQSREFIGRLAKEL from the coding sequence GTGGTTCTGAGGCGCGAGCCAACCGCACGTCAGATGCGCCTGGCGACGGAGCTGCGCAGACTCCGTGATGCGGCCGGACTCAACGCGACCGAGGCGGCGGCGCTGCTTGGCGTGAGCCGTGTCCAGATGAGCCACATCGAATCCGGACTCACGGGCGTCAGTGAGCAACGGCTCCGGCGCCTCGCGAGCCACTACGCCTGCACGGACGTCGAGTTCGTCGATGCTCTGGTCAAGATGGCCACGGAGCGGACACGTGGGTGGTGGGAGGAGTACCGGGGGCTGCTCCCCGCGCCGTTCCTGGACCTGGCCGAGCTGGACCATCACTCTCGGTTCCAGTCCTGCCTGGAGATCCTGTACGTGCCGGGTCTGCTGCAGACCGAGGCCTACGCCCGTGCCGTACACGCCACACGAGTCCCCGAACTGACTGAAGAGGCACTGGAGTTGCGCGTGCGCCATCGCATGGCGCGTCGTGCTGTCCTCGAAGGAACCTCGCCGATCCGCCTCGACGCCGTGATCCATGAAGCGGCGCTCCGCATCATGGTCGGCACCCGGGCCGCCGCACGAGGGCAGCTCACCCACCTCCTGGAAGTCTCCGAGGCGGAGCACATCGGTGTGCGGGTTGTCCCCTTCGACATGGAGGGCTTCTCCTGGGCCAGCAGCTCGATGACCTACGTGGGCGGCACCGTGACCAGACTGGATACGGTGATCCGAGACGGCCCCACGGGTGCGCTCTACATTGATGCGGAGGATCAACTGGCCACCTATCGCGCTCGCTTCCGACAAGTGAGAGCGAGGGCGCTCGACCCCGAGCAGTCGCGCGAATTCATCGGGCGTCTGGCGAAGGAGCTGTGA
- a CDS encoding ATP-binding protein, giving the protein MPETWDYTLQIPNDLRAVTICRRTLRLILTMHGLIGLADTAELLAAELVSNAVRHTKGPAALRVRRSAEGTVWIGAWDADPEPPRPPQQLEEVGEQEDGRGLGLVVACTKYWGWMPSARFGERGKYVWCELAAA; this is encoded by the coding sequence ATGCCCGAAACCTGGGATTACACCCTTCAGATCCCCAACGACCTCAGGGCCGTGACCATCTGCCGTCGCACCCTGCGGCTGATCCTCACCATGCACGGCCTCATCGGGCTGGCGGACACGGCGGAGTTGCTCGCGGCGGAGCTGGTCTCCAATGCCGTACGGCACACGAAGGGGCCCGCCGCCCTCCGGGTGCGGCGGTCGGCGGAGGGCACGGTGTGGATCGGGGCGTGGGACGCCGATCCCGAACCGCCGCGACCGCCGCAGCAGTTGGAGGAGGTGGGGGAGCAGGAGGACGGGCGGGGGCTGGGACTCGTCGTGGCCTGCACGAAGTACTGGGGGTGGATGCCGTCGGCCAGGTTCGGCGAGCGGGGCAAGTACGTGTGGTGCGAGCTGGCGGCCGCGTAG
- a CDS encoding dihydrofolate reductase family protein, whose product MRSVTYSMNVSLDGYIVGPDGTFDWSAPDAEVFRFWIDEIREVGVHVMGRRLYETMLYWETADQDPTLDDADREWTALWKPLPKVVFSTTLSAVQGNARLASGGLVEEIERLRAEPGEGDIAIGGATLAAEAAAAGLIDEYRAVVYPVLVGGGIPFFPRHERRVDLELVETRTFSSRIVYLRHRVVR is encoded by the coding sequence ATGCGCAGCGTGACCTATTCGATGAACGTCTCACTCGACGGCTACATCGTCGGGCCGGACGGCACCTTCGACTGGTCGGCCCCCGACGCGGAGGTCTTCCGCTTCTGGATCGACGAGATCCGAGAGGTCGGCGTCCATGTGATGGGACGACGGCTGTACGAGACGATGCTGTACTGGGAGACCGCCGACCAGGACCCGACGCTCGACGACGCGGATCGCGAGTGGACCGCGCTCTGGAAGCCGCTCCCCAAGGTGGTGTTCTCCACCACGCTGTCGGCGGTGCAGGGCAATGCCCGCCTGGCCTCCGGTGGCCTGGTCGAGGAGATCGAGCGGCTGCGGGCCGAGCCGGGGGAGGGCGACATCGCGATCGGCGGCGCGACTCTCGCCGCCGAGGCGGCCGCGGCGGGTCTGATCGACGAGTACCGGGCCGTGGTCTACCCGGTGCTGGTCGGCGGTGGCATTCCGTTCTTCCCCCGGCACGAGCGCCGGGTGGATCTCGAACTCGTCGAGACCCGCACCTTCAGCTCTCGAATCGTCTACCTCCGCCACCGCGTGGTGCGTTAG
- a CDS encoding LacI family DNA-binding transcriptional regulator, with amino-acid sequence MAGIKDVAAEAGVSVATVSRVLNDHPSVSADARARVLAAVETLGYRPNAVARSLRTDQTRTLGLVISDVMNPYFTELARSVEEEARALGYSVIIGNADERPDLQDHHVRTLLDRRIDGLLVSPTDGGSPLMLDAARAGTPMVFVDRWIPGVDVPVVRSDGRGAVRDLVAHLYGLGHRRLAIIAGPAATTTGRERVEAFREALGEHGLPLPDGYIGQGDFQAESGRRVTEGFLDLPEPPEVVFAADNLMALGALDAIRARGMRVPEDVGLAAFDDIPWFVHTDPPITAVAQPTGELGRAAVRALVDRIEGRPPRSVTLPARLVVRLSCGESPVDSPVESPVTNRSAS; translated from the coding sequence ATGGCCGGCATCAAGGACGTCGCGGCCGAGGCGGGGGTGTCCGTCGCCACGGTGTCGCGGGTGCTGAATGACCATCCGTCGGTCAGTGCGGACGCCCGCGCGCGCGTGCTGGCCGCCGTCGAGACGCTGGGGTACCGGCCGAACGCCGTCGCCCGGTCGCTGCGTACGGACCAGACCCGCACCCTCGGGCTGGTGATCAGCGACGTGATGAACCCTTACTTCACGGAGCTGGCCCGGTCCGTGGAGGAGGAGGCGCGGGCGCTCGGGTACAGCGTGATCATCGGGAACGCCGACGAGCGGCCGGATCTGCAGGACCACCACGTACGGACCCTGCTGGACCGGCGGATCGACGGGCTCCTCGTCTCCCCCACCGACGGCGGCTCCCCGCTGATGCTGGACGCCGCGCGGGCCGGGACGCCGATGGTGTTCGTGGACCGGTGGATCCCGGGGGTCGACGTGCCGGTGGTGCGGTCGGACGGGCGGGGCGCCGTCCGGGATCTCGTCGCGCATCTGTACGGGCTCGGGCACCGTCGGCTCGCGATCATCGCGGGGCCGGCGGCGACCACGACCGGGCGGGAGCGTGTCGAGGCCTTCCGGGAGGCCCTGGGCGAGCACGGGCTGCCGCTGCCGGACGGCTATATCGGGCAGGGCGACTTCCAGGCCGAGAGCGGGCGGCGGGTCACCGAGGGGTTCCTCGACCTGCCCGAGCCGCCCGAGGTCGTGTTCGCGGCCGACAACCTGATGGCGCTCGGGGCGCTGGACGCCATCCGCGCGCGGGGGATGCGCGTTCCGGAGGACGTCGGGCTGGCCGCCTTCGACGACATCCCGTGGTTCGTGCACACCGATCCGCCGATCACGGCGGTCGCCCAGCCGACGGGCGAGCTGGGACGGGCCGCCGTACGCGCCCTGGTCGACCGCATCGAGGGGCGGCCCCCGCGGTCCGTCACCCTCCCCGCCCGTCTCGTCGTACGCCTCTCGTGCGGCGAGTCCCCCGTCGACTCCCCCGTCGAGTCCCCCGTAACGAACAGGAGCGCGTCGTGA
- a CDS encoding sugar ABC transporter ATP-binding protein — protein sequence MSDPDELLRIEGIRKTFPGVVALDGVDFDLRRGEVHVLLGENGAGKSTLIKMLSGAYTPDAGRILAGGEEVRIHGAQDSERLGIATIYQEFNLVPDLTVAENIFLGRQPRRFGMIDRKRMEAEAAELLERVGVNVSPRARVRELGIARLQMVEIAKALSLDARVLIMDEPTAVLTTEEVEKLFSIVRRLREDGVGIVFITHHLEEIAALGDRVTVIRDGKSVGQVPASTPRDELVRLMVGRSIEQQYPRQQGEADAGEALLVVEGLSRDGVFHDVSFEVRAGEVVGVAGLVGAGRTEVVRAVFGADPYDKGAVKVAGAPVRRDDVNAAMTAGIGLVPEDRKGQGLVLDASVEENLGLVTLRGATRGGFVDLKGQRESAARVAERLGVRMAGLHQHVRTLSGGNQQKVVIGKWLLADTKVLILDEPTRGIDVGAKVEIYKLINELTAAGAAVLMISSDLPEVLGMSDRVLVMAQGRIAGELAAAEATQDAVMALAVSHPTNLTSDKEAPRGR from the coding sequence GTGAGCGACCCGGACGAGTTGCTGCGCATCGAAGGCATCAGGAAGACCTTCCCCGGTGTGGTCGCGCTGGACGGCGTCGACTTCGATCTGCGCCGGGGCGAGGTGCACGTCCTGCTCGGTGAGAACGGCGCGGGCAAGAGCACCCTCATCAAGATGCTCTCCGGCGCCTACACGCCCGACGCCGGGCGGATCCTGGCCGGTGGCGAGGAGGTGCGCATCCATGGTGCGCAGGACTCCGAGCGGCTCGGGATCGCCACCATCTACCAGGAGTTCAATCTCGTACCGGATCTGACGGTCGCCGAGAACATCTTCCTGGGGCGGCAGCCGCGCCGCTTCGGGATGATCGACCGCAAGCGGATGGAGGCCGAGGCCGCCGAGCTGCTGGAGCGGGTGGGCGTGAACGTGTCTCCACGCGCGCGCGTGCGTGAACTCGGCATCGCGCGGCTCCAGATGGTCGAGATCGCGAAGGCGTTGAGTCTCGACGCCCGCGTGCTGATCATGGACGAGCCGACCGCCGTGCTGACGACCGAGGAGGTCGAGAAGCTCTTCTCGATCGTGCGCCGGCTGCGTGAGGACGGGGTCGGGATCGTCTTCATCACGCATCACCTGGAGGAGATCGCCGCGCTGGGCGACCGGGTGACCGTCATTCGCGACGGGAAGAGCGTCGGACAGGTGCCCGCGAGCACGCCCCGGGACGAGCTCGTCCGGCTCATGGTCGGGCGGTCGATCGAGCAGCAGTATCCGCGGCAGCAGGGCGAGGCCGACGCCGGGGAGGCGTTGCTCGTCGTCGAAGGGCTCTCCCGGGACGGGGTGTTCCATGACGTGAGCTTCGAGGTGCGGGCCGGTGAGGTCGTCGGTGTCGCGGGGCTCGTGGGGGCCGGACGTACGGAGGTCGTGCGCGCGGTGTTCGGCGCCGATCCGTACGACAAGGGGGCCGTGAAGGTCGCCGGGGCCCCGGTTCGCCGGGACGACGTCAACGCGGCGATGACGGCCGGGATCGGGCTCGTCCCCGAGGACCGCAAGGGCCAGGGGCTGGTGCTCGACGCGTCCGTCGAGGAGAACCTGGGTCTGGTGACCCTGCGGGGCGCGACCAGGGGCGGGTTCGTCGACCTCAAGGGGCAGCGGGAGAGCGCGGCCCGGGTCGCCGAGCGGCTCGGGGTCCGGATGGCCGGGCTGCACCAGCACGTACGCACCCTCTCCGGTGGCAACCAGCAGAAGGTCGTCATCGGCAAGTGGCTGCTCGCGGACACCAAGGTGCTGATCCTCGACGAGCCGACGCGCGGGATCGACGTCGGCGCGAAGGTCGAGATCTACAAGCTGATCAACGAGCTGACGGCCGCCGGTGCCGCCGTTCTGATGATCTCCAGTGACCTGCCCGAGGTGCTCGGTATGAGCGACCGGGTGCTGGTCATGGCCCAGGGGCGGATCGCGGGCGAACTGGCCGCCGCCGAGGCCACCCAGGACGCCGTGATGGCGCTCGCGGTCTCCCATCCCACCAACCTCACCAGTGACAAGGAGGCCCCCCGTGGCCGCTGA
- a CDS encoding ABC transporter permease/substrate-binding protein, with amino-acid sequence MAADTLKSTTGASGASGASGLRRLLLDNGALTALIVLVVAMSVLSGDFLTADNLLNIGVQAAVTAILAFGVTFVIVSAGIDLSVGSVAALSATVLAWSATSEGVPVWIAVILAIVTGVACGLVNGFLISYGKLPPFIATLAMLSVGRGLSLVISQGSPIAFPESVSHLGDNLGGWLPVPVLVMLVLGGVTAVILGRTYIGRAMYAIGGNEEAARLSGLRVKRQKLAIYALSGLFAAAAGIVLASRLSSAQPQAAQGYELDAIAAVVIGGASLAGGTGKASGTLIGALILAVLRNGLNLLSVSAFWQQVVIGVVIALAVLLDTVRRKAGATPVPAGAGGSGDRKKQAVTYVLAAVVAAAVVGATSFLHSGSSAAKSEKIGLSLSTLNNPFFVQIRAGAQDEAKKLGVDLSVTDAQNDASQQANQLQNFTSEGLGTIIVNPVDSDAVTPAAKAVNKADIPLVAVDRAVNGADTAALVASDNVSGGELAAKSLAEKLGGKGEIVILQGQAGTSASRERGAGFAEGLKAYPGIKVLAKQPADWDRTKGLDVMTNLLQANSGVDGVFAENDEMALGAIKALGSQAGRSVQVIGFDGTADGLKAVEAGTLYASVAQQPAELGRIAVRNAVKAAKGEKVEKSVMVPVKVVTSQNVAEFSG; translated from the coding sequence GTGGCCGCTGACACGCTCAAGAGCACGACGGGCGCGAGTGGCGCCTCGGGAGCCTCGGGGCTTCGCCGTCTGCTGCTCGACAACGGCGCGCTGACCGCGCTCATCGTCCTCGTCGTCGCGATGTCGGTGCTGTCCGGCGACTTCCTGACGGCCGACAACCTGCTCAACATCGGCGTCCAGGCCGCCGTCACCGCGATCCTCGCGTTCGGTGTGACCTTCGTGATCGTCTCGGCGGGCATCGACCTGTCGGTCGGTTCGGTGGCGGCGCTGTCGGCCACCGTCCTCGCCTGGAGCGCCACCTCGGAGGGCGTACCGGTCTGGATAGCCGTGATCCTCGCGATCGTCACCGGCGTCGCGTGCGGTCTCGTCAACGGCTTCCTCATCTCGTACGGGAAGCTGCCGCCGTTCATCGCCACGCTCGCCATGCTGTCGGTGGGGCGCGGTCTGTCGCTGGTGATCTCGCAGGGCAGCCCGATCGCGTTCCCGGAGTCGGTGTCGCACCTCGGTGACAACCTGGGCGGCTGGCTGCCGGTGCCGGTCCTGGTGATGCTGGTCCTCGGCGGTGTGACGGCCGTGATCCTGGGGCGTACGTACATCGGGCGTGCCATGTACGCGATCGGCGGCAACGAGGAGGCGGCCCGGCTGTCCGGGCTGCGGGTGAAGCGGCAGAAGCTCGCGATCTACGCGCTGTCCGGTCTGTTCGCCGCCGCCGCGGGCATCGTGCTCGCCTCCCGGCTCTCCTCCGCGCAGCCGCAGGCCGCGCAGGGCTACGAGCTGGACGCGATCGCGGCGGTCGTCATCGGCGGCGCCTCGCTGGCCGGCGGTACGGGCAAGGCGTCGGGGACGCTGATCGGCGCGCTGATCCTGGCGGTGCTGCGGAACGGGCTGAACCTGCTGTCCGTCTCCGCCTTCTGGCAGCAGGTCGTCATCGGTGTCGTGATCGCGCTGGCGGTGCTGCTCGACACCGTGCGGCGGAAGGCGGGGGCGACTCCGGTTCCGGCGGGTGCCGGTGGTTCCGGGGACCGGAAGAAGCAGGCGGTGACGTATGTGCTCGCCGCTGTCGTCGCGGCGGCCGTCGTGGGTGCGACCTCCTTCCTGCACAGCGGGTCGTCGGCGGCGAAGAGCGAGAAGATCGGGCTGTCGCTGTCGACGCTCAACAACCCCTTCTTCGTGCAGATCCGGGCCGGTGCGCAGGACGAGGCGAAGAAGCTGGGGGTGGACCTGTCCGTCACCGACGCGCAGAACGACGCCTCGCAGCAGGCCAACCAGCTGCAGAACTTCACCAGCGAGGGCCTCGGCACGATCATCGTCAACCCGGTGGACTCCGACGCGGTGACCCCGGCGGCGAAGGCCGTCAACAAGGCGGACATCCCGCTGGTGGCCGTCGACCGCGCGGTCAACGGCGCGGACACGGCCGCGCTCGTCGCCTCCGACAACGTCAGCGGCGGTGAGCTGGCCGCCAAGTCGCTCGCCGAGAAGCTGGGCGGCAAGGGCGAGATCGTCATCCTCCAGGGCCAGGCGGGCACCTCCGCCAGCCGGGAGCGCGGCGCCGGCTTCGCCGAGGGGCTGAAGGCCTACCCGGGCATCAAGGTGCTGGCCAAGCAGCCCGCCGACTGGGACCGCACCAAGGGCCTCGACGTGATGACGAACCTCCTCCAGGCCAACTCCGGCGTCGACGGCGTCTTCGCGGAGAACGACGAGATGGCGCTCGGCGCGATCAAGGCGCTCGGCTCCCAGGCCGGCAGGTCCGTCCAGGTCATCGGCTTCGACGGCACCGCCGACGGGCTGAAGGCCGTCGAGGCGGGCACGCTGTACGCGTCGGTCGCGCAGCAGCCCGCCGAACTCGGCAGGATCGCGGTGCGCAACGCGGTGAAGGCCGCCAAGGGCGAGAAGGTCGAGAAGTCGGTGATGGTGCCGGTGAAGGTGGTCACGTCCCAGAACGTGGCCGAGTTCAGCGGCTGA
- a CDS encoding ribokinase: MYDYDLLVVGSANADLVIGVERRPGAGETVLGSDLAVHPGGKGANQAVAAARLGARTALLARVGDDGNGRLLLDSQRAAGVDTAGVLVGGAPTGVALITVDPSGDNSIVVSPGANGKLTPEDVRAAEGLLRASRVVSAQLEIPLETVVEVVRRLPEGVRFVLNPSPPRELPTEVLAACDPLIVNEHEAQVIVGGELAGSPKDWARALLALGPRSVVVTLGAEGALVANAEGSARVPAVKVDAVDTTGAGDAFTAALAWKLGTGSEPAAAAAYAARVGAAAVTRAGAQVSFPTAEEVAAL, translated from the coding sequence ATGTACGACTACGACCTCCTGGTCGTGGGTTCGGCCAACGCCGACCTGGTGATCGGTGTCGAGCGGCGGCCGGGGGCCGGGGAGACCGTGCTCGGCTCCGACCTGGCCGTGCATCCGGGCGGCAAGGGTGCCAACCAGGCGGTGGCGGCGGCCCGGCTCGGGGCGCGTACGGCGCTGCTGGCCCGGGTCGGTGACGACGGCAACGGGCGGCTGCTGCTCGACTCGCAGCGCGCGGCCGGGGTCGACACGGCGGGGGTGCTGGTCGGCGGGGCGCCCACCGGGGTCGCGCTGATCACGGTGGACCCGTCGGGCGACAACAGCATCGTGGTGTCGCCGGGCGCCAACGGGAAGCTGACCCCCGAGGACGTACGGGCGGCGGAAGGTCTGCTGCGGGCGTCCCGGGTGGTCTCGGCCCAGCTGGAGATCCCCTTGGAGACGGTGGTGGAGGTCGTACGGCGGCTGCCGGAGGGCGTCCGCTTCGTGCTGAACCCGTCGCCGCCGCGGGAGTTGCCCACCGAGGTGCTGGCCGCCTGTGATCCGCTGATCGTCAACGAGCACGAGGCGCAGGTCATCGTCGGGGGTGAGCTGGCGGGCTCGCCGAAGGACTGGGCGCGGGCGCTGCTGGCGCTCGGGCCGCGTTCGGTGGTCGTCACGCTGGGAGCGGAGGGCGCGCTGGTCGCGAACGCCGAGGGCAGTGCGCGGGTGCCCGCCGTGAAGGTGGACGCCGTGGACACCACGGGGGCCGGGGACGCGTTCACCGCGGCGCTGGCGTGGAAACTGGGCACGGGCTCGGAGCCGGCCGCGGCCGCCGCGTACGCGGCCCGGGTGGGGGCCGCCGCCGTCACCCGGGCCGGGGCGCAGGTGTCGTTCCCGACCGCCGAGGAGGTCGCCGCACTGTGA
- the rbsD gene encoding D-ribose pyranase: protein MKRAGILNRHLAGAIAELGHGHGVLVCDAGMPVPQGPRVVDLAFRAGVPSFAEVLDGLLDEIVVEGATAAYEVREANLGATTLLEDRFPELELVSHERLKDLSADARLVVRTGEARPYANVLLRCGVFF from the coding sequence GTGAAGCGGGCCGGGATACTCAACCGTCATCTGGCGGGCGCCATAGCCGAGTTGGGGCACGGGCACGGGGTGCTGGTGTGCGACGCGGGGATGCCGGTGCCCCAGGGGCCGCGGGTGGTCGACCTGGCGTTCCGGGCCGGGGTGCCGTCCTTCGCGGAGGTGCTGGACGGGCTGCTCGACGAGATCGTGGTCGAGGGGGCGACCGCCGCGTACGAGGTGCGCGAGGCGAACCTGGGGGCGACGACACTGCTGGAGGACCGCTTCCCCGAGCTGGAGCTGGTCTCCCACGAGAGGCTGAAGGACCTGTCGGCGGACGCGCGGCTGGTCGTACGGACCGGGGAGGCGCGGCCGTACGCGAATGTGCTGTTGCGGTGCGGGGTGTTCTTCTGA
- a CDS encoding pore-forming ESAT-6 family protein: protein MAQNQDRRSYDTGASGEVQTALGTIVGQLERVLGDRDAAVKAAMTEFQADGVSDDYHGKEERWKKAADEVREIIRLVRTTLEQNDGTAQSTLAKARAAVDQIG from the coding sequence ATGGCTCAGAACCAGGACCGCCGTTCGTACGACACCGGGGCCTCGGGCGAGGTGCAGACCGCGCTCGGCACGATCGTGGGGCAGTTGGAGCGGGTCCTCGGCGACCGCGACGCCGCCGTCAAGGCCGCGATGACCGAGTTCCAGGCCGACGGGGTCTCGGACGACTACCACGGCAAGGAAGAACGCTGGAAGAAGGCCGCGGACGAGGTCCGCGAGATCATCCGCCTGGTGCGCACCACGCTGGAACAGAACGACGGCACCGCGCAGTCCACGCTGGCCAAGGCCCGCGCGGCGGTCGACCAGATCGGCTGA
- the eccD gene encoding type VII secretion integral membrane protein EccD: protein MSTGTLGQATGGARTALSRVTLVGERRRVDLVLPSREPVGLLLPEIMRLLDDQVGGRPELRHLVTADGSALAHDSTLESSGVPDGAVLRLVRAEDAPSAPVVHDVTDEAAEDLDTRGRRWRPATRRVTAGFATVGWALAAGMFARAVYEPGVVAGALLGVALVAALAGALLGRAEKRGLATTLIATAGALGLLGAATLAEAQQWSGTPRVAAMATAGVVLLVLLGLFTPLGRGGLVGAGALAGASVCWLGVAAAVSGAVSSSVTEQAEVGAVLAVVSVVVLGLLPRLALMASGLSGLDDRRSGGASVSRFQVSAALTATHRGLALATVTMAVSATAAGVFALRAPTKWTVLLAVVTMVVLALRARAFPLVVEVVVLFGAAAVLAVRLVSAWLEHSGEAAGPLAVLVLLAVLPLLVLAVQPAEHVRVRLRRFGDTLESIGVITLFPLLIGVFGVYGRLLDTFA, encoded by the coding sequence ATGTCTACGGGGACGTTGGGGCAGGCCACGGGCGGTGCGCGTACGGCGCTCAGCCGGGTCACGCTGGTGGGTGAGCGGCGCCGGGTCGATCTCGTGCTGCCGTCGCGGGAACCGGTCGGGCTGCTGCTGCCGGAGATCATGCGGCTGCTCGACGACCAGGTCGGCGGGCGGCCCGAGTTGCGGCATCTGGTCACCGCGGACGGTTCCGCGCTGGCGCACGACAGCACGCTGGAGTCGTCCGGGGTTCCGGACGGCGCCGTACTGCGGCTCGTCCGGGCCGAGGACGCGCCGTCGGCGCCCGTGGTGCACGACGTCACGGACGAGGCGGCCGAGGATCTCGACACCCGGGGCCGTCGCTGGCGGCCCGCCACGCGCCGGGTCACCGCCGGGTTCGCCACGGTGGGCTGGGCCCTGGCCGCCGGGATGTTCGCACGGGCCGTGTACGAGCCCGGGGTCGTCGCCGGCGCGCTGCTCGGCGTCGCGCTGGTGGCCGCGCTCGCGGGTGCGCTGCTGGGGCGGGCCGAGAAGCGGGGGCTGGCGACGACACTGATCGCGACGGCCGGTGCGCTGGGGCTGCTCGGCGCTGCGACGTTGGCGGAAGCACAGCAGTGGTCCGGGACGCCGCGGGTCGCGGCCATGGCCACGGCCGGGGTCGTCCTGCTCGTCCTCCTCGGGCTGTTCACCCCGCTCGGGCGCGGTGGGCTGGTCGGGGCGGGGGCGCTGGCCGGGGCCTCGGTGTGCTGGCTGGGTGTCGCCGCGGCCGTGTCGGGTGCGGTGTCGTCGTCGGTGACGGAGCAGGCCGAGGTGGGGGCCGTTCTCGCGGTGGTCTCCGTGGTCGTGCTCGGGCTGCTGCCCAGGCTGGCGCTGATGGCGTCGGGGCTCTCCGGCCTCGACGACCGGCGTTCCGGGGGCGCCTCCGTGAGCCGCTTCCAGGTGTCGGCGGCGCTCACCGCCACGCACCGCGGGCTGGCCCTGGCGACGGTCACCATGGCCGTCTCGGCCACCGCGGCCGGGGTGTTCGCGCTGCGCGCGCCCACCAAGTGGACCGTGCTGCTGGCCGTCGTCACCATGGTCGTCCTCGCGCTGCGCGCGCGGGCGTTCCCGCTGGTCGTCGAGGTCGTGGTGCTGTTCGGCGCGGCGGCCGTGCTCGCCGTGCGGCTGGTCTCGGCGTGGCTGGAGCACTCCGGCGAGGCGGCCGGTCCGCTCGCCGTCCTCGTCCTGCTCGCCGTCCTTCCGCTGCTGGTGCTCGCCGTGCAGCCCGCCGAGCACGTACGTGTACGGCTCCGGCGCTTCGGCGACACCCTCGAATCCATCGGCGTCATCACTCTGTTCCCGCTGCTCATCGGGGTGTTCGGCGTGTACGGACGACTGCTCGACACGTTCGCCTAG
- a CDS encoding type VII secretion protein, giving the protein MPQTPVPAPDSVPTIDPRLAHALGRPQHGESVARRTGRSIRKLTSSAAQDVAEETRIARELQQPVTTGRVIAVTSIRGGVGKSTMAALLGRTFNHYRHDPVLTMEADAALGTLPVRMGADSVRWAAGDLAQILNPAMQLTDVTGYLVPVSDGGWLLPGSQGRVGAPLDIRTYRTVTLALRRYFAVTVVDCETLPGEVARTAMDTAHARVVVAPMTAEGVNGTRQVLDWLGQLPHSALSSTVVALTAGSPDVTLDLRTAVAHLKESGVHVVPVPYDRHLAQGGPIRTALLGQETREAAITLAAEAMTRAVRMR; this is encoded by the coding sequence GTGCCCCAGACCCCCGTGCCGGCCCCCGACTCGGTGCCCACGATCGATCCTCGGCTCGCCCATGCGCTCGGGCGGCCGCAGCACGGGGAGTCGGTGGCCCGGCGGACGGGGCGGTCGATCCGGAAGCTGACCTCTTCGGCCGCGCAGGACGTGGCGGAGGAGACCCGGATCGCGCGGGAGTTGCAGCAGCCGGTGACGACAGGGCGGGTGATCGCCGTGACGTCGATCCGGGGCGGGGTCGGGAAGTCGACGATGGCCGCGCTGCTGGGGCGGACGTTCAACCACTACCGGCACGACCCGGTGCTGACGATGGAGGCGGACGCGGCGCTGGGCACCCTGCCGGTGCGGATGGGGGCCGACTCGGTGCGCTGGGCGGCGGGCGACCTGGCGCAGATCCTCAACCCGGCGATGCAGCTCACCGATGTCACCGGGTACCTGGTGCCGGTGTCGGACGGCGGCTGGCTGCTGCCCGGGAGCCAGGGCCGGGTCGGGGCCCCGCTGGACATCCGTACGTACCGCACGGTGACCCTCGCGCTGCGGCGGTACTTCGCGGTGACGGTGGTGGACTGCGAGACGCTGCCCGGCGAGGTGGCCCGTACGGCGATGGACACGGCCCACGCGCGCGTGGTCGTCGCGCCCATGACCGCCGAGGGGGTCAACGGCACCCGCCAGGTCCTGGACTGGCTCGGTCAGCTGCCGCACTCCGCGCTCTCCTCGACCGTCGTCGCGCTGACCGCGGGCTCCCCCGACGTCACGCTGGACCTCAGGACGGCCGTCGCCCACCTCAAGGAGTCCGGCGTCCACGTCGTCCCCGTCCCCTACGACCGCCACCTCGCCCAGGGCGGCCCCATCCGCACGGCTCTGCTGGGCCAGGAGACCCGTGAAGCGGCGATCACGCTGGCGGCGGAAGCGATGACCCGGGCGGTGAGGATGCGATGA